The proteins below come from a single Myxococcota bacterium genomic window:
- a CDS encoding DUF1080 domain-containing protein: protein MSRRSSTAPASAARPTSRARVVRRALSLLALGAALAGCHAAYLDAADAGVDHALQGEYAREGAPLAAQVVARGDGAFELVLYEAGLPGAGWSGAPPVRASGARAGDADAVRFAGDGIEASVALADGVASLRIERRDGPGVADARVEPLALPRIERRSPTLGAPPPEGAIVLFGPDRASGGLRNATDGTATPEGWLRAGATSREAFGSARIHLEFRTPFMPSASGQLRGNSGVYLQDRYEVQILDSFGNAPAADECGAIYRTAAPATAMALPPLQWQTYDIEFRAARFDASGAKRANARASVRHNGVLVHDDAEIPGPTGLGDGESPAPGALTLQDHWNPVVFRNVWVLPLDAASGGAAGPD, encoded by the coding sequence GTGTCGAGACGATCCAGTACCGCGCCCGCTTCCGCCGCGCGCCCGACGTCGCGAGCTCGGGTCGTTAGGCGCGCGCTCTCCCTCCTCGCGCTCGGCGCGGCGCTCGCGGGCTGCCACGCCGCCTACCTCGACGCGGCCGACGCCGGCGTCGACCACGCGCTCCAGGGCGAGTACGCGCGCGAGGGCGCGCCGCTCGCCGCGCAGGTCGTCGCGCGCGGCGACGGCGCCTTCGAGCTCGTGCTGTACGAGGCCGGCCTGCCCGGCGCGGGCTGGAGCGGCGCGCCGCCCGTGCGCGCCAGCGGCGCGCGCGCCGGGGACGCCGACGCGGTCCGCTTCGCGGGCGACGGGATCGAGGCGAGCGTCGCGCTCGCGGACGGCGTCGCCTCGCTCCGGATCGAACGGCGCGACGGGCCGGGCGTCGCGGACGCGCGGGTCGAGCCTCTCGCGCTGCCGCGCATCGAGCGGCGCTCGCCGACGCTCGGCGCGCCGCCGCCCGAGGGCGCGATCGTCCTCTTCGGACCCGATCGAGCGAGCGGGGGGCTCCGCAACGCGACCGACGGCACGGCGACGCCCGAGGGCTGGCTGCGCGCGGGGGCCACGTCGCGCGAGGCCTTCGGGAGCGCGCGCATCCACCTCGAGTTCCGAACGCCGTTCATGCCCTCGGCGAGCGGGCAGCTGCGCGGGAACAGCGGCGTGTACCTCCAGGATCGCTACGAGGTCCAGATCCTCGACTCGTTCGGGAACGCGCCCGCCGCCGACGAGTGCGGCGCGATCTATCGCACCGCCGCCCCCGCGACCGCGATGGCCCTCCCCCCGCTCCAGTGGCAGACGTACGACATCGAGTTCCGCGCGGCGCGGTTCGACGCGAGCGGCGCCAAGCGCGCGAACGCCCGCGCGAGCGTGCGCCACAACGGCGTCCTGGTGCACGACGACGCGGAGATCCCGGGGCCGACGGGGCTCGGCGACGGCGAGTCGCCCGCGCCCGGCGCGCTCACGCTCCAGGACCACTGGAACCCCGTCGTCTTCCGCAACGTCTGGGTGCTGCCGCTCGACGCGGCGTCCGGCGGAGCGGCGGGCCCCGACTAA
- the tgt gene encoding tRNA guanosine(34) transglycosylase Tgt: MSGAQDDAPVERARGFAFAVEARSGAARAGRLTTPHGVVETPAFMSVATYGAVRGVGPDDLRAIGAQILLANTYHLHERPGEDVIASLGGLHGFTGWDGPWLTDSGGFQVTSLADRMQLDEQGIAFTSPLDGRRRTLTPESAIAIQEALGPDVAMALDECQPIEAGGGAARAAAERAMARTERWAARCAAARRRPDQAVFGIVQGGAFGDLRAASAAATAAIGFDGYAHGGLGLGEDRALRVELVARAHEALPAAAPRYLMGLGRPEDLLDAIAVGVDLFDCVVPTRNARHGNLFTSEGVLPIRAARFRDDARPLDPACDCPACTGHGRAYLRHLIHTGEALGARLCTLHNLRFYLRLLERSRDAIRAGRFEAFRAEQLAAVQRRV, translated from the coding sequence GTGAGCGGCGCGCAGGACGATGCGCCGGTCGAGCGCGCGCGCGGCTTCGCGTTCGCGGTCGAGGCGCGCAGCGGCGCGGCGCGCGCCGGTCGGCTCACGACGCCACACGGCGTCGTCGAGACGCCCGCCTTCATGAGCGTGGCGACGTACGGCGCCGTGCGCGGCGTGGGGCCCGACGACCTGCGCGCGATCGGCGCGCAGATCCTGCTCGCGAACACCTATCACCTGCACGAGCGACCGGGCGAGGACGTGATCGCGTCGCTCGGCGGGCTCCACGGCTTCACGGGCTGGGACGGTCCCTGGCTCACGGACAGCGGCGGGTTCCAGGTCACGTCGCTCGCCGATCGCATGCAGCTCGACGAGCAGGGCATCGCGTTCACCTCGCCCCTCGACGGACGCCGCCGCACGCTGACGCCCGAGAGCGCGATCGCGATCCAGGAGGCGCTCGGGCCGGACGTCGCGATGGCGCTCGACGAGTGCCAGCCGATCGAGGCCGGAGGCGGTGCGGCGCGCGCCGCGGCCGAGCGCGCGATGGCGCGCACCGAGCGCTGGGCCGCGCGGTGCGCGGCGGCGCGCCGGCGCCCCGACCAGGCGGTCTTCGGCATCGTGCAGGGCGGCGCGTTCGGCGACCTGCGCGCGGCGAGCGCGGCCGCGACCGCCGCGATCGGCTTCGACGGCTACGCGCACGGCGGGCTCGGCCTCGGCGAGGACCGCGCGCTGCGCGTCGAGCTCGTCGCGCGCGCGCACGAGGCGTTGCCGGCCGCCGCTCCGCGCTACCTGATGGGCCTCGGCCGGCCGGAGGACCTGCTCGACGCGATCGCCGTCGGCGTCGACCTGTTCGACTGCGTCGTGCCGACGCGCAACGCCCGCCACGGCAACCTGTTCACGAGCGAGGGCGTGCTCCCGATCCGCGCCGCGCGCTTCCGCGACGACGCGCGCCCGCTCGACCCCGCGTGCGACTGCCCGGCCTGCACGGGCCACGGACGGGCATACCTGCGCCACCTGATCCACACGGGCGAGGCGCTCGGCGCGCGCCTGTGCACGCTGCACAACCTGCGCTTCTACCTGCGGCTGCTCGAGCGCAGCCGCGACGCGATCCGCGCCGGGCGCTTCGAGGCGTTCCGCGCCGAGCAGCTCGCCGCCGTGCAGCGCCGCGTGTAG
- a CDS encoding family 10 glycosylhydrolase, producing MSTHALPAARSLLTVRCRAARALALAAVAALAACGGDEPPATRAPAAPREEPPADARAARPAAPRRALWVLAEGSQRVLEHAPRIDALLDDAEALGARDLFVQVYRGGRAWYDATLADAAPFRAAVAANGVDPLARLLARAHERGVRVHAWVNVLSLSQNAEAPIVQALGRDAVLVDRRGRSLLDYPGYEVPEPDRSWYRMGTPGLYLDPAAPGVRERIVATFGELLARYPALDGLHLDYIRHPGVLPFVPGSRFGVGLDFGYGEGSRARFQRETGLTAPSAANMVNLERWDAWRREQVTALVAAIAADARARAPSIEVSAAVIPYADRAYLTLAQDWRRWLEDGLLDFAVPMIYTLDDRLFRYQAEHFAHVAGGDDGRDARSADGRDGRVWAGVGVWLFARAPERARAQLAIARDAGLVDAALFSYDAMKEPGGEALLAALAAPPAEASAAAASAPPAAAATDGADGADDGRR from the coding sequence TTGTCGACGCACGCCCTCCCCGCCGCGCGCTCGCTCCTCACCGTCCGGTGCCGCGCCGCGCGCGCTCTCGCGCTCGCGGCGGTCGCGGCGCTCGCCGCGTGCGGCGGCGACGAGCCGCCGGCGACGCGCGCACCGGCCGCACCGCGCGAGGAGCCGCCCGCCGACGCGCGCGCGGCCCGCCCCGCCGCGCCGCGACGCGCGCTGTGGGTGCTGGCGGAGGGCTCGCAGCGCGTCCTCGAGCACGCGCCGCGCATCGACGCGCTGCTCGACGACGCCGAGGCGCTCGGCGCGCGCGACCTCTTCGTGCAGGTCTACCGCGGCGGGCGCGCGTGGTACGACGCGACGCTCGCCGATGCCGCGCCCTTCCGCGCCGCCGTCGCCGCGAACGGCGTCGACCCGCTCGCCCGGCTGCTCGCGCGCGCACACGAGCGCGGGGTGCGCGTGCACGCGTGGGTGAACGTCCTCTCGCTGTCGCAGAACGCGGAGGCGCCGATCGTGCAGGCGCTCGGCCGCGACGCCGTCCTCGTCGATCGCCGTGGCCGCTCGCTGCTCGACTACCCGGGCTACGAGGTGCCCGAGCCCGACCGCAGCTGGTACCGGATGGGCACGCCCGGGCTCTACCTCGACCCCGCCGCACCGGGCGTGCGCGAGCGCATCGTGGCGACGTTCGGCGAGCTGCTCGCGCGCTACCCCGCGCTCGACGGTCTGCACCTCGACTACATCCGCCATCCCGGCGTGCTGCCGTTCGTTCCCGGGTCGCGCTTCGGCGTCGGTCTCGACTTCGGGTACGGCGAGGGCTCGCGCGCGCGCTTCCAGCGCGAGACGGGCCTCACCGCGCCGAGCGCCGCGAACATGGTGAACCTCGAGCGCTGGGACGCGTGGCGGCGCGAGCAGGTGACCGCGCTCGTCGCCGCGATCGCCGCGGACGCGCGCGCGCGCGCGCCGTCGATCGAGGTGTCGGCCGCCGTCATCCCGTACGCGGACCGCGCCTATCTGACGCTCGCGCAGGACTGGCGGCGCTGGCTCGAGGACGGGCTCCTCGACTTCGCCGTACCCATGATCTACACGCTCGACGATCGGCTCTTCCGCTACCAGGCCGAGCACTTCGCGCACGTCGCGGGCGGCGACGACGGACGCGATGCCCGAAGCGCCGACGGACGGGACGGAAGGGTCTGGGCGGGCGTCGGCGTGTGGCTGTTCGCGCGCGCCCCCGAGCGCGCCCGCGCGCAGCTCGCGATCGCGCGCGACGCCGGGCTCGTCGACGCGGCGCTCTTCTCGTACGACGCGATGAAGGAGCCGGGCGGCGAGGCGCTGCTCGCGGCGCTCGCCGCGCCGCCCGCGGAGGCGTCCGCCGCTGCGGCGAGCGCGCCGCCCGCGGCCGCGGCGACGGACGGAGCGGACGGCGCCGATGACGGGCGACGCTGA
- a CDS encoding ROK family protein: MAEEGAPTGERRSLVAGVDIGGTKVAFAIADGAGRLLLQRRRPTEPSGSAARDLARMADDLRAMLAELGATPSALAAVGVSVPGPMDPEAGVLLRPPNLPGWQRAPVRAALEAALGCPVAIENDANAAALAEWRFGAGRGHRDLVYLTMSTGVGGGLVLDGRLHRGARAGAGEVGHVAVEWPGETCGCGLRGCLEAYVGGRAWTQRLQRATPADSLVARLAGGAALARPEHVVEAARAGCAFALSELDRFNEYLARGIAALAFTLDPALVVLGTICVAAGEDLCFAPLRAKLRARLWPEFADHLAIAPAALGDELPARAGVGVALHALDAARA; encoded by the coding sequence GTGGCGGAGGAGGGCGCGCCCACGGGCGAGCGACGCTCGCTCGTCGCGGGCGTGGACATCGGCGGCACGAAGGTCGCGTTCGCGATCGCGGACGGCGCGGGTCGGCTGCTCCTGCAGCGCCGCCGCCCGACGGAGCCCTCGGGCTCGGCCGCCCGCGACCTCGCGCGCATGGCGGACGACCTGCGGGCGATGCTCGCGGAGCTCGGCGCGACGCCGTCCGCGCTCGCCGCCGTCGGCGTCTCCGTGCCGGGCCCGATGGATCCCGAGGCGGGCGTGCTGCTGCGTCCGCCGAACCTCCCCGGCTGGCAGCGCGCGCCCGTGCGCGCCGCGCTCGAGGCTGCGCTCGGCTGCCCGGTCGCGATCGAGAACGACGCCAACGCCGCGGCGCTCGCGGAGTGGCGCTTCGGCGCGGGCCGCGGCCACCGCGACCTCGTCTACCTCACGATGTCGACCGGCGTCGGCGGCGGCCTCGTGCTCGACGGACGCCTCCACCGCGGCGCGCGCGCGGGTGCGGGCGAGGTCGGCCACGTCGCCGTCGAGTGGCCGGGCGAGACCTGCGGCTGCGGGCTGCGCGGCTGCCTCGAGGCCTACGTCGGTGGACGCGCGTGGACGCAGCGCCTGCAGCGCGCGACGCCCGCGGACAGCCTCGTCGCACGACTCGCGGGCGGGGCCGCCCTCGCGCGCCCCGAGCACGTCGTCGAGGCCGCGCGTGCGGGCTGCGCGTTCGCGCTCTCCGAGCTCGACCGCTTCAACGAATACCTCGCGCGCGGGATCGCCGCGCTCGCGTTCACGCTCGACCCGGCCCTCGTCGTGCTCGGCACGATCTGCGTCGCGGCGGGCGAGGACCTCTGCTTCGCGCCGCTGCGCGCGAAGCTGCGCGCGCGCCTGTGGCCCGAGTTCGCGGACCATCTCGCGATCGCGCCGGCCGCGCTCGGCGACGAGCTGCCCGCGCGCGCCGGCGTCGGCGTCGCGCTCCACGCGCTCGACGCTGCGCGCGCCTGA
- a CDS encoding FYDLN acid domain-containing protein → MTAKTKTTKKRPTKKSTPAKAAKSKKPTARKATAKKPTTKKKPTKKSAAKKPPPKKAPAAKAAPKKAAARPSARPAAKKAEAAKKSEAAKKDKAAKTTAAKSGAKSTRKAVKAKKKAKPTRPKIDLPLGAGRPTPDAGPLGLKWECYECGAKFYDLNKEEALCPKCGADQADRPKVVSKPEPSDAPIRPTVRPMAPLLDDDEADRPAGDDDDDFEEVGVTPPQTGDDFFDDADEADED, encoded by the coding sequence ATGACCGCCAAGACGAAGACGACCAAGAAGCGACCCACGAAGAAGTCGACCCCGGCGAAGGCCGCGAAGTCGAAGAAGCCGACCGCCCGGAAGGCGACGGCGAAGAAGCCCACGACGAAGAAGAAGCCCACGAAGAAGAGCGCGGCGAAGAAGCCGCCGCCGAAGAAGGCCCCCGCGGCGAAGGCGGCGCCGAAGAAGGCGGCCGCCCGGCCGTCGGCGCGGCCCGCCGCGAAGAAGGCCGAGGCGGCAAAGAAGTCCGAGGCCGCGAAGAAGGACAAGGCCGCGAAGACCACGGCAGCGAAATCCGGTGCGAAGTCGACGAGGAAGGCCGTGAAGGCGAAGAAGAAGGCGAAGCCGACTCGCCCGAAGATCGATCTCCCGCTCGGCGCGGGGCGGCCCACGCCCGACGCCGGCCCGCTCGGCCTCAAGTGGGAGTGCTACGAGTGCGGCGCGAAGTTCTACGACCTCAACAAGGAAGAGGCGCTCTGCCCGAAGTGCGGCGCCGACCAGGCCGACCGGCCCAAGGTCGTCTCGAAGCCCGAGCCGAGCGATGCGCCGATCCGGCCGACCGTGCGTCCGATGGCGCCGCTGCTCGACGACGACGAGGCGGACCGCCCGGCAGGCGATGACGACGACGACTTCGAGGAAGTGGGCGTCACGCCGCCGCAGACGGGCGACGACTTCTTCGACGACGCCGACGAGGCCGACGAGGACTGA
- a CDS encoding TetR/AcrR family transcriptional regulator: MSSDPAAPPADRRAQILDCAEAAFGECGFAGARIEDIATRAGLRRPSLLHHFRDKRTLYGAVVVRIVADLSARVADTDDDEGLARMERVVGEFVAFVAARPDAARILLRLLVDPIEVDGVATAVARLLETLQRAIDAGVARGENKPRDAAEVALALASTALVWVAARRAVADALGMDTLAAERVEALRSDLRQLARQLLGAVTASDAHALAPPGRARARRRS; the protein is encoded by the coding sequence ATGTCGAGCGACCCCGCCGCTCCGCCCGCCGACCGCCGCGCGCAGATCCTCGACTGCGCGGAGGCCGCCTTCGGCGAGTGCGGCTTCGCGGGTGCGCGCATCGAGGACATCGCGACGCGCGCCGGCCTGCGCCGACCGAGCCTCCTCCACCACTTCCGCGACAAGCGCACGCTCTACGGCGCCGTCGTCGTGCGCATCGTGGCCGACCTCTCGGCGCGGGTCGCCGACACGGACGACGACGAAGGCCTCGCGCGCATGGAGCGCGTGGTCGGCGAGTTCGTCGCCTTCGTGGCGGCGCGGCCCGATGCCGCGCGCATCCTGCTGCGGCTTCTCGTCGACCCGATCGAGGTCGACGGGGTCGCGACCGCCGTCGCGCGCCTGCTCGAGACGCTGCAGCGCGCGATCGACGCCGGCGTCGCACGCGGCGAGAACAAGCCGCGCGACGCCGCGGAGGTCGCGCTCGCGCTCGCGAGCACGGCGCTCGTGTGGGTGGCCGCGCGCCGCGCCGTCGCGGACGCCCTCGGCATGGACACGCTCGCCGCGGAGCGCGTCGAAGCGCTCCGCAGCGATCTGCGCCAGCTCGCCCGCCAGCTGCTCGGCGCCGTCACGGCGTCCGATGCGCACGCCCTCGCGCCGCCGGGCCGCGCGCGCGCCCGGAGGCGGTCGTGA
- a CDS encoding transglycosylase SLT domain-containing protein has protein sequence MVVSRTQTARRRSRRAALALACALAAACCALAATGAAPPAPALPSDPAALLRDARARLRDGELDAAVALLERAAREHPVIGDHATALRARALLAAGDRPGGVAALLEAIERFPASRLRPDLYRELGDARLAFGDEGGARSAWQAALAGTRDGAMRASLQAAVAGSYERVGEAAKAYEAYRELWSRYPTSAQAREASARLDALEAAGVAAPRTANDWRRRGDELFRRHHNAGALESYDRALALGLKKASERSVRMQRAHTLFRMRRYPEAVEAFAALPRTAESRLWHARSLARADRVPESIEAFETLAREGNGAIGIRSMYLAGLLLDGRDFHERARAHFERVAASREYADLAQGALWRLAWREYRDGDCAAALPRLGRLVEIEKDAVVALQYRYWRARCLEKLGRPEAQTEFAAMADAFPFTYYGWRASFRVASPPAATPTRTARKLADGALSLGFAQTLRARILLGAGYDDLARDELRVLSGRVRSLADRLELARLMSDAGDYNGAQLLIVSRHVGLLAGGPVPRREDLWWHAWPAAFPDEVDRAVARPGAADRELVYAIMREESSYRPTVLSPSGAYGLMQIMPATGAKLARDVGRTPFATDDLLVPEVNVELGARYLGQLSARFPERLSAAIASYNAGPGAVSEWIARDPAAPDDEWVEAIPYDETRGYVKRVLRSLHAYRVLY, from the coding sequence GTGGTCGTCTCCAGGACGCAGACGGCGCGCCGGCGCTCGCGCCGCGCCGCCCTTGCGCTCGCGTGCGCGCTCGCCGCGGCGTGCTGCGCGCTCGCTGCGACGGGCGCGGCACCGCCCGCGCCCGCGTTGCCGTCGGACCCGGCGGCGCTGCTGCGCGACGCGCGCGCGCGGCTTCGCGACGGCGAGCTCGACGCCGCGGTCGCGCTCCTCGAGCGCGCGGCGCGCGAGCACCCGGTCATCGGCGACCACGCGACGGCGCTGCGCGCGCGGGCACTGCTCGCGGCGGGCGACCGGCCGGGCGGCGTGGCCGCGCTGCTCGAGGCGATCGAGCGCTTCCCCGCATCGCGCCTGCGCCCCGACCTCTACCGCGAGCTCGGCGACGCGCGGCTCGCGTTCGGCGACGAGGGCGGGGCGCGCTCGGCCTGGCAGGCCGCGCTCGCGGGCACGCGCGACGGCGCGATGCGCGCCTCGCTGCAGGCGGCGGTCGCGGGCTCGTACGAGCGCGTCGGCGAGGCCGCGAAGGCGTACGAGGCCTACCGCGAGCTCTGGTCGCGCTACCCGACGAGCGCGCAGGCGCGCGAGGCCTCGGCGCGTCTCGATGCACTCGAGGCGGCCGGCGTCGCCGCACCGCGGACCGCGAACGACTGGCGGCGGCGCGGCGACGAGCTCTTCCGTCGCCACCACAACGCGGGCGCGCTCGAGAGCTACGACCGCGCGCTCGCGCTCGGGCTGAAGAAGGCCTCCGAGCGCAGCGTGCGCATGCAGCGCGCGCACACGCTGTTCCGCATGCGCCGCTATCCCGAGGCGGTCGAGGCCTTCGCGGCGCTTCCGCGCACGGCGGAGTCGCGCCTGTGGCACGCGCGCTCGCTCGCGCGCGCCGATCGCGTTCCCGAGTCGATCGAGGCGTTCGAGACGCTCGCGCGCGAGGGCAACGGCGCGATCGGCATCCGCTCGATGTACCTCGCGGGCCTGCTGCTCGACGGCCGCGACTTCCACGAGCGCGCGCGCGCGCACTTCGAGCGCGTCGCGGCGAGCCGCGAGTACGCGGACCTCGCGCAGGGCGCGCTCTGGCGCCTCGCGTGGCGCGAGTACCGCGACGGCGACTGCGCGGCGGCGCTTCCGCGCCTCGGCCGCCTCGTCGAGATCGAGAAGGACGCCGTCGTGGCGCTGCAGTACCGCTACTGGCGCGCGCGCTGCCTCGAGAAGCTCGGGCGGCCCGAGGCGCAGACCGAGTTCGCCGCGATGGCCGACGCGTTCCCGTTCACGTACTACGGGTGGCGCGCGAGCTTCCGGGTCGCGTCGCCGCCGGCGGCGACGCCGACGCGCACCGCGCGCAAGCTCGCCGACGGCGCGCTCTCGCTCGGCTTCGCGCAGACGCTGCGCGCGCGCATCCTGCTCGGCGCGGGCTACGACGACCTCGCGCGCGACGAGCTGCGCGTCCTGTCGGGACGCGTGCGGTCGCTCGCCGACCGCCTCGAGCTCGCGCGCCTCATGAGCGACGCCGGCGACTACAACGGCGCCCAGCTGCTGATCGTGTCGCGCCACGTCGGGCTGCTCGCGGGGGGCCCCGTCCCGCGCCGCGAGGATCTGTGGTGGCACGCGTGGCCGGCGGCGTTCCCCGACGAGGTCGACCGCGCCGTCGCGCGACCGGGCGCCGCCGACCGCGAGCTCGTCTACGCGATCATGCGCGAGGAGAGCAGCTACCGACCGACCGTGCTCTCGCCGTCCGGCGCCTACGGCCTGATGCAGATCATGCCCGCGACGGGCGCGAAGCTCGCGCGCGACGTCGGGCGCACGCCGTTCGCCACCGACGACCTGCTCGTCCCGGAGGTGAACGTCGAGCTCGGCGCCCGCTACCTCGGCCAGCTCTCCGCGCGCTTCCCGGAGCGCCTGTCGGCGGCGATCGCGAGCTACAACGCCGGCCCCGGCGCGGTCAGCGAGTGGATCGCGCGCGACCCGGCCGCGCCCGACGACGAGTGGGTCGAGGCGATCCCGTACGACGAGACGCGCGGCTACGTGAAGCGCGTGCTCCGCAGCCTGCACGCCTACCGCGTGCTCTACTGA
- the queA gene encoding tRNA preQ1(34) S-adenosylmethionine ribosyltransferase-isomerase QueA has protein sequence MTGDADLPELADYDFALPASSIAQAPAAEREDARLFVLRRGAATGVEHGASPAPEADARVRDLPALLAPGDLLVVNRTRVVPARLRGRKTSGGRAEVLLLGPEDGAPGDARAASGAADPTEDGAQGAERRFRALLRHRGRLREGVELALDDAHGARAPLPARVERVGADGEVVLAFPGDASPYAWGEPPLPPYIRRPRGAHPCDGARYQTVFADADGAVAAPTAGLHLTEALLERLAARGVEVASVVLHVGVGTFRPLRRDDLAAKRLHRERYVLPSGTAAAIARTRARGGRVVAVGTTTTRVLETCADAASPGHVCAREGETDLFLAPGDRFRVVDALLTNFHLPRSSLLLLVCAFAGRERVLDAYRRAVDAGYRFYSYGDAMLIL, from the coding sequence ATGACGGGCGACGCTGACCTCCCCGAGCTCGCGGACTACGACTTCGCGCTGCCCGCGTCGTCGATCGCGCAGGCGCCGGCCGCCGAGCGCGAGGACGCGCGCCTGTTCGTGCTGCGCCGCGGCGCGGCGACCGGTGTGGAGCACGGCGCGTCGCCCGCCCCGGAAGCGGACGCGCGCGTGCGCGACCTCCCCGCCCTGCTCGCGCCCGGCGACCTGCTCGTCGTGAATCGCACGCGCGTCGTGCCCGCGCGCCTGCGCGGCCGCAAGACGTCCGGCGGCCGCGCCGAGGTGCTGCTGCTCGGGCCCGAGGACGGCGCGCCCGGCGACGCGCGGGCCGCGAGCGGCGCTGCGGACCCGACCGAGGACGGCGCGCAGGGCGCCGAGCGCCGCTTCCGCGCGCTGCTGCGCCACCGCGGTCGGCTGCGCGAAGGCGTCGAGCTCGCCCTCGACGACGCGCACGGCGCGCGCGCGCCGCTGCCCGCGCGCGTCGAGCGCGTCGGAGCCGACGGCGAGGTCGTGCTCGCCTTCCCCGGCGACGCCTCCCCGTATGCGTGGGGCGAGCCGCCGCTGCCGCCCTACATCCGCCGCCCGCGCGGCGCCCACCCGTGCGACGGCGCGCGCTACCAGACGGTGTTCGCGGACGCGGACGGCGCCGTCGCCGCGCCGACGGCCGGGCTCCACCTCACCGAGGCGCTGCTCGAGCGACTCGCGGCGCGCGGCGTCGAGGTCGCGTCCGTCGTGCTGCACGTCGGCGTCGGCACCTTCCGGCCGCTGCGGCGCGACGACCTCGCCGCGAAGCGGCTCCACCGCGAACGCTATGTCCTCCCGTCCGGGACGGCGGCCGCGATCGCGCGGACACGCGCGCGCGGCGGGCGCGTCGTCGCCGTCGGGACCACGACGACGCGCGTGCTCGAAACGTGCGCGGACGCCGCGTCGCCCGGGCACGTGTGCGCGCGCGAGGGCGAGACCGATCTCTTCCTCGCGCCCGGCGACCGCTTCCGCGTCGTCGACGCGCTGCTGACGAACTTCCACCTGCCCCGCTCGTCGCTGCTGCTGCTCGTGTGCGCCTTCGCCGGGCGCGAGCGCGTGCTCGACGCGTACCGCCGCGCGGTCGACGCGGGCTACCGCTTCTACTCCTATGGCGACGCGATGCTGATCCTGTGA
- a CDS encoding PfkB family carbohydrate kinase, with protein MRFWGVVPAPRDAAGAEVVGVGEISLDRRIAVDALPTPGAKQAARADARLAGGQIATAMLACARLGRSAAFVGAVGDDADAERALAPLRAGGVDVGDVQRVAGGRTRAALVLVETARGERAVVEQRDPATRLDPARIPLAHAEAARAVLVDATDPPAAHAVAQAARAAGVPVFLDADSPSRESFAIAAEVDFPVVSERFAVEIGRGISVSEGLRALIGAGARVAVATLGERGALARTADGRELGSGAFEIAPVDTTGAGDAFHAAWIDAALDGLDLAAALRRANGAAALACLAVGAQGALASRETLEAFLRDARQRRWRSDAA; from the coding sequence GTGCGGTTCTGGGGCGTCGTTCCCGCGCCGCGCGATGCGGCGGGCGCGGAGGTCGTCGGAGTCGGCGAGATCTCGCTCGACCGGCGTATTGCGGTCGACGCACTCCCGACGCCCGGAGCCAAGCAGGCGGCGCGCGCGGACGCGAGGCTCGCGGGCGGGCAGATCGCGACCGCGATGCTCGCGTGCGCGCGCCTCGGCCGCTCGGCAGCCTTCGTCGGCGCCGTCGGCGACGACGCCGATGCGGAGCGCGCGCTCGCGCCGCTGCGCGCAGGCGGCGTCGATGTCGGCGACGTCCAGCGCGTCGCGGGCGGGCGCACGCGCGCGGCACTCGTCCTCGTCGAGACGGCGCGCGGCGAGCGCGCGGTCGTCGAGCAGCGGGACCCGGCGACGCGCCTCGACCCCGCGCGCATTCCGCTCGCGCACGCCGAGGCCGCGCGCGCCGTGCTCGTCGACGCGACCGACCCGCCGGCCGCTCACGCCGTCGCGCAGGCCGCGCGCGCGGCCGGCGTTCCGGTCTTCCTCGATGCGGACAGCCCCTCGCGCGAGTCGTTCGCCATCGCGGCCGAAGTGGATTTTCCCGTCGTTTCCGAGCGGTTCGCCGTCGAGATCGGAAGAGGAATCTCCGTTTCCGAGGGGCTGCGGGCGCTGATCGGCGCGGGAGCGCGCGTGGCGGTCGCGACGCTCGGCGAGCGGGGCGCGCTCGCACGGACCGCCGACGGACGCGAGCTCGGGAGCGGCGCCTTCGAGATCGCGCCGGTCGACACGACGGGCGCAGGAGACGCCTTCCACGCGGCCTGGATCGACGCGGCGCTCGACGGCCTCGACCTCGCGGCGGCGCTGCGCCGCGCGAACGGGGCGGCCGCGCTCGCGTGCCTGGCAGTCGGGGCTCAAGGTGCGCTCGCGTCGCGCGAGACGTTGGAGGCGTTCCTGCGCGACGCCCGCCAGCGCCGCTGGCGGAGCGACGCGGCGTAG